One segment of Pseudoalteromonas rubra DNA contains the following:
- a CDS encoding thiamine pyrophosphate-dependent dehydrogenase E1 component subunit alpha: MTNPNNISLNISHALEFIDGHALNIPTLKILSEDGDILDGATAPDLDKETALRIYSTMRFIRLLDERMQAAQRQGRISFYMQCLGEEAAITASAAALKQEDMIMAQYREQAALHYRGFSLEQFMNQLFSNEKDLGKGRQMPVHYGSNELHYLTISSPLGTQIPQATGYAYGQKLKHIDAQSGELSSEIDNVTICYFGEGAASEGDFHAGLNMAAVHKAPVLFFARNNGYAISTPADEQFKGDGIASRGVGYGIKTIRVDGADTLAVYAATQKAREIAVTTGEPVLIESIAYRLGAHSTSDDPSGYRTKDEEAEFKSNCPVARFKAWLLKQGWLNEEEDEVQKDKIREEILAALKVAEKIQKPALEELVSDVYDTPIPALQKQYEELKEHIKQHPDAYPITAGRIK; the protein is encoded by the coding sequence ATGACTAACCCCAATAACATATCGTTGAATATCAGCCATGCGCTCGAATTTATCGATGGCCATGCACTTAACATCCCGACGCTGAAGATACTCAGCGAAGACGGTGACATTTTAGATGGCGCCACTGCACCTGACTTAGATAAAGAGACGGCGCTGCGAATTTACTCAACCATGCGCTTTATCCGCTTGTTAGATGAACGTATGCAGGCGGCACAACGTCAGGGCCGGATTAGCTTCTACATGCAATGTTTAGGAGAAGAGGCCGCGATTACGGCCAGTGCGGCTGCGCTTAAGCAAGAAGATATGATTATGGCGCAGTATCGAGAGCAAGCCGCGCTACATTATCGTGGATTCTCACTTGAGCAGTTTATGAACCAGCTTTTCTCAAACGAAAAAGATTTGGGTAAAGGCCGTCAGATGCCGGTTCACTATGGTTCAAACGAACTACATTACCTGACCATTTCATCGCCACTTGGCACACAGATCCCACAAGCGACGGGCTATGCCTATGGTCAAAAGCTTAAGCACATTGATGCACAAAGTGGTGAGCTCAGCAGCGAGATTGACAATGTAACCATCTGTTACTTCGGTGAGGGCGCCGCATCTGAAGGCGACTTCCATGCTGGTTTAAACATGGCCGCAGTGCACAAAGCGCCTGTGCTATTTTTCGCGCGTAACAATGGTTATGCTATCTCGACCCCAGCTGACGAGCAGTTTAAAGGCGATGGTATTGCGTCTCGTGGTGTCGGTTATGGCATTAAAACCATTCGTGTTGATGGTGCAGACACTCTGGCAGTGTATGCTGCTACACAAAAGGCCCGGGAAATCGCGGTGACTACCGGCGAACCCGTTCTGATTGAATCTATTGCTTACCGTCTCGGTGCGCACTCTACATCTGATGATCCTTCTGGTTATCGTACAAAAGATGAAGAAGCCGAATTCAAGTCAAATTGTCCGGTGGCGCGTTTCAAGGCCTGGTTGCTGAAACAAGGCTGGTTGAACGAAGAAGAAGATGAAGTACAAAAAGACAAGATCCGTGAAGAGATCCTGGCTGCTCTGAAAGTCGCTGAGAAAATACAAAAACCTGCACTGGAAGAATTGGTTTCAGACGTTTACGATACGCCAATTCCGGCACTACAAAAACAATACGAAGAATTAAAAGAACATATTAA